A stretch of the Gracilinanus agilis isolate LMUSP501 chromosome 4, AgileGrace, whole genome shotgun sequence genome encodes the following:
- the GLRX2 gene encoding glutaredoxin 2 isoform X2, producing MVRRMGNRTSSSMDKSEIAPINQIQETISHNCVVIFSKTSCSYCTMAKKLFHDMDIKYTAVELDMHKYGSQFQDALLKMTGERTVPRIFVNGTFIGGATDTHRLHKEGKLLPLVHQCYFKKFRSKNF from the exons gatgGGGAACAGAACATCCTCTTCCATGGATAAATCGGAAATTGCTCCTATAAATCAGATCCAG GAAACAATTTCACATAATTGTGTAGTGATCTTCTCAAAAACATCCTGTTCTTATTGCACAATGGCAAAAAAGCTTTTCCATGACATGGATATAAAATATACTGCCGTGGAATTGGACATGCATAAATATGGAAGCCAGTTTCAGGATGCTCTTCTAAAAATGACTGGTGAAAGAACT GTTCCAAGAATTTTTGTCAATGGGACTTTTATTGGAGGAGCAACTGATACTCATAGGCTTCACAAAGAAGGCAAGCTGCTTCCATTAGTTCATCAGTGTTATTTTAAGAAGTTTAGATCAAAGAATTTCTAA